CGGATCTTTCAAAGACCGTGGCCTTTATCCCGCTGCGGCAGAGAAAGTACGCGGCAGCCAGCCCCGCGGGACCCCCTCCGATTATCGCAACGGAGGCGTCTGTCTTCGGCGCAGGCGCGGAAAGTCCGGAGATGACATCCGCGATCCCCTTTTCCGCAGCCTCAAGCTTGAGGGCGCGTATCCGGACCGGCTCTTCATAGAAGTTTCTGGTGCATCTTGTCGCGCACCTCTGGCTGCATATAGTCCCAGTAATGAACGGCAGCGGATTTTTATCGAGTATCAGGCTCAGGGCCTCGGCATGACGGCCTTTGCCCACAAGCGATATATACTCCGGTATATCCTGATTTATCGGACAGCCTTCCGAACATGGCGCTATGAAACAGTCGAGAAGGGGCACCTTTTTCCCGATCTTGCGCACTGCCGACGGTTTTGCGGGTTTCCTGTACCTGGGATCGGTCAATGACTCCTCTGCAATTTTGGCAAGAGCCCTGACATCGACGCCCTGAGATCCGGGGACCCCGCAGTCTGCGAGATCCGCGGCGATCTGTTTGAGCCTCTGATAACCGCCGGGCTTCAACAGGGTCGTGGCCATGGTTACAGGCCGGATACCGGCGCTGTAAAGGCCGCGTATATTTGTATGGTCTGCGCCGCCGGACCACGATATAGGCAGTCTGCCGTCGAACTCACGAGAGAGCCTGAGCGCCGCTTCCGCCGTGAGAGGGAACAGGGCCCGCCCCGACATGTACATCTCATCACCGGCCAGGAGATCCTTCGGATTATTTACAGGCAGAGTGTTCGTAAGCTTCACGCCAAACGCGAGGCCCTCTTTCGCTGCGATCTCCTGAAGCCGTTTCAGCATCGGCACCGCATCGGCGAACCGGAGGTCATCCCTGAAGTGATGGTCATCGAAATCCAGGTAACCGAACCCGAGATCATCCATCGTTTTGCGTGTAAATTCATAGCCAAGCAGGGTGGGGTTGCATTTAACAAACGTATTGAGACGTTTTTCTCTGATGAGGTATGAGGCGATGCGCTCTATCTCCTGCGGCGGGCAGCCATGGAGCGTCGAGAGCGTCACCGATCCGCAGATCTTATGCGATATGGATTCGATATATCCGGCATCGATGCGGCTGAAGCGCGGAATATTGGCCATGGCCCACTCCCTGCACTCGCCCCATACCTTCGTCGCGGATGCGTCTTTGAGCCCTTCTATAAAGGAATCTATCTTTGGTGACCGTATCCCCTCAAGGTCATATCCCACGCTCATATTGAACATAAAACCGTCCGCGCTTCCAAGCCCGAATTCCACGGAGATAAGCTTTATCGCGAACCATGCCTTTATATATTCTTCAAGAGCCTCGGCGACGCGGAGCTCAGTCGACCATTCGACGTTATAACACTCGTCGCGGGCGTCTATACAGGGTTTGGAGACGGGGAGATCCTCGCCGTCAAGCGTCTGCACCGTCTTCAGCTCGAAGAAGCGCGCGCCTCCGGCGTATGCGGCGGTTATATTCTGCGCAAGCTGCGTGTGCGGGCCGGCAGCAGGTCCGAAAGGAGTCTCGATATATTCTCCGAGAAAGGGCAGGCGTCCCCCCTTATGCACATAGGGGGATCTGACGCCAAAGATACTGCCTGACTCGGACTTCTCTTTCAATACCCATGCCATCATTTTCCCGAAGGGGATAGGGGTCATACGATCACTCATGGCGGGAACCTCCTTAGTTTAGTCCTCCCGGCGGAGACTTATTGAGACGGGATGCCCGGGAATATTTTTACAACTTACGATTTGATTCTAGCACAACATATATGGAAATCAATAGATTCGTCAAATTTTTTTTTATACATTATAAATTTTTTTTAGAAAAACTATTGACTCCCTGTTTTTTTATGTTATATTCGGCTTATAAAGGCAGTCGCAAATACAAAAATATAACTCCCATACGGAGATAGGATGATGACATGCAGGATACATCGATGGTCGATTTTATGAAAAGGCTCGCAAAAGGCATTGCCGCTCAATTTGGGAATGACTGTGAGATCTTGATCCATGACCTTACATCCGAGGATAAAAACAGCACGATCATAGCCATAGAGAACGGGCACGTCACACACAGAGAGCTGGGAGGCGGCCCCTCGCGGATAGTGCTTGAGACTTTGAACGCAAAAAACGAAAAACTCGAAGACCAGTTATGTTATCTGACAAAAACCTCCGATGAAAGGCTCATCAAATCAAGCTCAATATATATCCGGGACGAAAAGGGGGATATCGTCGGGATCTTCTGCATCAATTACGACCTTACAAATTTGAGCATGGCGGAAAATGCCATCAAATCCCTGCTGTACACCGAGCCGCATACCAGCGAACCTGAAAAGATACCGCAAAATGTCAACGACCTGCTTGACGAACTGATCAAAGGCGCGATAAAGCACGTTGGGAAGCCGGTGCCGATGATGAAGAAAGCCGACAAGATCAAAGCCATTCAATATCTTAAAAAAAACGGCGCTTTCCAGATACTTAAGTCAGGAGACAGGGTGTGCAAGCTGTTCAGGATATCAAAATTCACCCTCTATAACTATATCGATTCGGAAACGGAATAGAGACTGCATTCGCAGGCATCGGAACGGAGGTTCGAAATGGACGTTATCAAATGGGTCAGAAATACTATGCGCGGGACCGGGGCCAAAGAACTTGAAATTATGGCCCTGCCCAATGTCGAGGCCGCAAGGAAATTTCACGAAAGCTTTCCGCAGTACGGCGTTACCCCTCTTGTGGAGCTTAAGGAACTTGCCTCCCTTTTTGGCGTCAATGACATTTTCGTCAAGGACGAGGCGTGGCGCTTCGGGCTTCATGCATTCAAAGTCCTTGGAGGCTCATTCGCCATGGGACGCCACATAGCGAAGCTGACGGGAAGGGATATCTCGGAGCTTGATTACGCAGCGCTCACATCCGCAGAGCTTAAAAAAGAGCTTGGGGATATCACCTTCTTCAGCGCCACGGACGGAAACCACGGACGCGGCGTCGCATGGGCCGCAAACAAGCTCGGACAGAAAGCTGTCATCCTCATGCCAAAGGGCTCGTCAAAGATGCGCCTGGACAATATTTTAAAAGAGGGCGCAAAGGCGACTATCGAGGAATGCAATTATGACGAATGCGTACGCATGGCCGCAAGGATGGCGGATGAGACGCCGGGCGGAGTTATGATCCAGGACACAGCGTGGCCCGGTTATGAGGAGATCCCCGCGTGGATAATGCAGGGCTACGGCACAATGGCAATGGAGGCCGATGAGCAGATGGCCGCACTCGGCGCAAATCCTCCGACACATGTCTTTATACAGGCCGGGGTCGGCTCGCTTGCGGGGTCCGTAGTGGGGTATTTCGCAAACCGCTATCCCGTCGATCCTCCGACATTCGTAGTCGCGGAAGCCGATCAGGCCGACTGCCTCTACCGCTCGGCCCTGGCCGGGGACGGCAGACCGCGCATAGTGGGCGGGGAAATGCATACGATAATGGCGGGGCTTGCGTGCGGGGAACCCAACCCATCCGCATGGGAGATACTCAAGGACAGGGTTTCGGTCTTCGTCTCATGCCCCGACTGGGTGGCGGCGCGCGGGATGAGGATCCTCGGAATGCCGGTGCGCGGAGACCAGGTCATAATTTCAGGCGAATCGGGTGCGGTCACGACAGGACTCCTTGCTTACACAATGATGGACGAGGGCATGAAAGAACTCCGCGATGCGATAGGGCTCAACAAAGATTCACGCGTGCTTCTGTTCTCAACGGAGGGGAATACGGACAGAGACAACTACCGTCACATACTCTGGGACGGGGGCTGCGTTCCGGCATAGCAGGCAAAAAAAATGGAGGGATTGGTAATGGATTTTAACGCAGTAAAAAAGGCGGCCGAGGGTTATGAAACATCAATGACAAAATTTCTGCGCGACCTTGTGGCAATACCCGGAGAGAGCTGCAAGGAAGAGGGCGTGGCCAGACGTATCGAGAAAGAGATGAAGGACCTCGGTTTTGACGAGGTGATGATAGACGGCATGGGCAATGTGCTTGGTTACATGGGCACAGGAAAGACACTGATCGCATACGACGGCCACATAGATACGGTGGGGCTGGGAGAGCTCTCAAACTGGAAGTTCGACCCGTATAAGGGCTATGAGAACGAGACGGAGATCGGCGGACGCGGCACGTCGGATCAGCTCGGAGGCATTGTCTCCGCGGTCTACGGAGCCAAGATAATGAAAGACCTGGGGCTCCTCTCTGACAAGTACAGGGTGCTTGTGACGGGCACGGTACAGGAAGAGGACTGCGACGGACTATGCTGGCAGTACATCGTGAACGAGGACAAGATCCGCCCTGATTTCGTGGTCATCACCGAACCGACCGACGGCAATATCTACCGCGGACAGCGCGGCCGTATGGAGATACGCGTTGAGGTAAAGGGCGTCTCCTGCCACGGCTCCGCACCGGAGCGCGGCGATAACGCCATTTACAAGATGGCGGACATTATCGGGGAAGTGCGGGCACTGAACGATAAGCTTCACTATGATCCGTTCCTGGGCAAGGGTACGCTTGCTGTCTCCCAGATATTCTATAACTCTCCGTCGCGCTGCGCCGTCGCGGACATGGCGGCCATTTCTATCGACCGCAGGCTTACTGACGGCGAAACATGGGATACGGCCCTCGGAGAGATACGCGGCCTGCCCTCTGTAATTAAATACGGAGCTGAGGTCACGATGTACAAGTATGACAGCCCAAGCTGGACAAAACTCGTCTACCCGACCGAGTGCTGCTTCCCGACATGGGTCCTTCCGGCAGAACATCCTGCCGCCCAAGCAATGGTCGAATCTTTCAGGGGGATGTATGGCGAACCGGTAGTAGACAAATGGACCTTCTCCACAAACGGAGTCTCCATCATGGGGCGCTTCGGTATACCCTGCATAGGCTTCGGCCCCGGCAAAGAGGCACAGGCGCATGCGCCTAATGAAATAACATGGAAAGCCGACCTTGTTAAGTGCGCGGCCGTGTATGCGGCACTTCCGACGATCTACTGCAGACAGGCTGCGGCCGGCAACGGCCAGCCGCATCATCAGACTGAGAAAACAGGGGGTAAATAATATGGCATTTATGGACAGTTTTATAGCAAAGCTCAAGGGGCTATCTTATGCCGGCATGTATAACAATGACTTCTTCCTCACATGGGAGAAGACGCGTGACGAACTCGACGCGGTGTTTACTGTGGCGGACGCATTACGCTGCATGCGCGAAAACAATATCTCCCCAAGGATCTTCGACAGCGGGCTCGGGATATCCCTCTTCCGCGACAACTCTACGCGCACGCGCTTCAGCTTCGCATCCGCCTGCAACCTTCTGGGGCTTGAGGTACAGGACATAGACGAGGGCAAGTCTCAGATCGCGCACGGGGAGACGATCCGGGAGACAGCGAACATGATCTCGTTCATGGCAGATGTGATAGGCATCCGGGATGACATGTACATAGGCAAGGGCAACGCATACATGCACCAGGTCGTGGACGCCGTCAAAGAAGGTTACAGGGACGGCATCCTTGAACAGCGCCCGACGCTCGTGAACCTCCAGTGTGACATCGACCACCCGACACAGGTAATGGCGGATATGCTCCACATGATCCACGAGTTCGGCGGCGTTGAAAACTTAAAAGGTAAGAAGATCGCGATGTCATGGGCATACTCGCCATCCTACGGCAAGCCGCTTTCAGTGCCGCAGGGAGTCGTCGGCCTTATGACCCGCTTCGGCATGGACGTGACGCTCGCTCATCCGGAGGGCTATGAGATCATGTCGGAAGTGGAGGAAGTCGCACGCAGGAATGCGGCAGGATCGGGAGGTTCCTTCACGAAGACTGACTGCATGAAGGAAGCCTTCAGGGACGCGGATATAGTATATCCGAAGAGCTGGGCCCCGTTCAAGGCTATGGAGAGACGCACGGAGCTTTACGGCGCAGGAGATCTGGACGGCATCAGGCAGCTTGAAAAAGAACTGCTCGCGCATAATGCAACTCACAGGGACTGGGAGTGCACGGAAGAGATGATGTCCCTCACGAGGAACGGCAAAGCGCTCTATCTTCACTGCCTGCCGGCCGACATCACGGGTGTCAGCTGCGGATCCGGGGAAGTTGCCGCCTCTGTCTTTGAAAGATACCGCATCCCGCTCTACAAGGAGGCCAGCTTCAAGCCCTACATCATCGCGGCGATGATATTCCTGAGCAAGGTCAGGGAACCGGAAACGACGCTCCGTATGCTGGAAGACACCGCGCTAGAACGTAAAATAGACTAGGCTGCGTTACTTTTGCGCCCCCGTTCTTTTAAATAAGTGCGGGGGCTTTTTGAAGGGAAGTGCACATAATGGCAAAAGAGACAAAAAATGGCTCCCTGTTTGAGTTGAACGGAGGGGTCCCAAGTTTTAAAGAGGCCTTTCCGCTGGCTATGCAGCATGTCGTCGCGATGGTGGTAGGCTGTATAACGCCTGCGATCCTCATAAGCGGCGTCACAAAACAGTCTCCGGCGGATACGGTGATCCTTGTCCAGGCATCGCTCGTCATTGCGGCCGTCGCCACAGTGGTACAGCTCTATCCGATATTCGGAAGGATCGGCTCCGGAGTGCCGGTCATATTGGGCGTCAGCTTCGCATACGTACCTGTCCTGATATCGATAGGAGGGCAGTTCGGCCTTTCGGCTATATTCGGGGCTCAGATAGTGGGCGGCTTTGTCGCGATCATAGTAGGGCTGTTTATCAAGAAATTAAGGCCGCTTTTTCCTCCGATAGTATCGGGCACAGTAGTCTTCACGATCGGGTTGTCCCTCTATCCCGTGGCAATACGCTACATGGCCGGAGGCGCGTCCAGTCCCACATTCGGTTCAGCGCTGAACTGGGGCGTGGCCATATTCACCCTCGCAATGGTCACCTTTTTCAACCACTTCACAAAGGGATTCATGAAGCTGGCATCAGTCCTGCTTGGACTCGCAGCCGGATATGTTCTTGCATATTTCCTGGGCATGGTCTCGTTTGCTCAGGTCACAGAGACTTCATGGATGCAGCTTCCTAAACCGTTCTATTTTGACATCACATTCCATACGACGGCAATAATGTCGATGGTGATAATGTTCGTGGTCAACTCAATACAGGCGATAGGCGACATATCGGCGTCAACGGTCGGGGCTATGGATCGCGAGCCCACTGACAGAGAACTTGCCGGAGGCATAATCGGGAACGGCACAACAAGCATCCTTGGCGCTTTCATCGGAGGCCTTCCCACCGCGACATTCAGCCAGAACGTCGGGATACTTACCATAACCCGCGTGGTCAACAAATACGTCATAGCGCTCGCAGCCCTCATAATTTTCATAGCAGGGATCATCCCGAAATTTGCAGCAGTCCTTACGACGATCCCTCAGTCCGTCCTCGGCGGCGCTACGGTCACTGTCTTCGCCGCGATAACAATGACCGGGATGAAGCTCATTGTCTCAGCAAAACTCACAGCCAGGAATACAGCGGTAGTTGGGATCGCTGTCGCTCTCGGCGTAGGCATAGCACAGATCCCAAACGTCCTTGCAGGCCCGGACATGCCGGTATGGATGCAGCAGATATTCGGCTCGTCCTCTGTGATAATATCGACGCTGACAGCAGTGTTCCTCAACCTGATAATTCCCGGTGATAAAGAAGACGTCACCATAACTCCGCCGGACGAAGAGCTTACTCTCTCTTAAGTCCCCCGCGGTTCCGGGGCTGTTGTTTAAAATATTGCGTAATCCACGTCCTTAGGGTCGCCTATAAACATGTGGCCCGGGGCGTGCGTTATTGCAAACGGCGGGCGGCTTTTCATCAGCACTGCCTGAGGCGTGACTCCGCAGGCCCAGAATACGGGCACTTCCCCGCTCCTTATTTCAACAGGGTCGCCAAACTCCGGCTTGCTTATGTCCTTTATGCCGATGGCCGACGGATCGCCTATATGCACCGGCGCGCCGTGAACGGCAGGGAATCTGCCGGTGCAGAGCACGGCCTTAGGCACCTGCGCATGTTTTACCGGCCTCATGCTGACAACCATCGGACCGCTGAGGCGTCCGGCAGGACGGCACTGTATGTCCGTCACGTACATCGGGACATTGCAGCCTGCATCAATGTGACGGATCGGGATGCCGGCCTCGAGAAGGGCCCCCTCGAAGCTGAACGAGCAGCCGAGAAGGAAGGCCACAAGATCCTCTCTCCAATATTTAAGGACATCCGTAGGCTCGTCGATCAGCTCTCCATCCTTCCACACGCGGTACCTAGGTATGTCGGTGCGCACATCAGAGCCGGGCGCAATCACACCTGCCTCCCCGTCGCCGGGCTCCGTAATATCCAGTATGGGGCACGGTTTGGGGTTGCGCTGTGCAAAGACGAGGAAATCATAGGCCCAGTCCTTGGGCAGCACTATCATATTGCCCTGCACATGCGAAAGGCAGAGACCGGATGTAGGATGCGTCCATTCTCCGCTGCGGATAAGCCCGCGCATCTCCTTCGGGTCGGTGTGCCTGAAAGGTTCAATTTCGAAAGGCAGCGTCATCCCAGAACGACCTCCTTAAGATTTTTCACAGCGACTCCTGCCGCTTCAAGCGCGCTCCTGACAGCTTTCGCCATCAGGACCGCCTCCGCGGTATCTCCGTGGAGACATATAGAATGCGGACGGAAGCTGATAACTGTCCCGTCTATGGCCTCTACAGTCCCCTCGGTAGCCATACGGGCAACGCGCGCGGCAGCCGCATCGACATCATGTATGACCGATCCGGGCTGCGAGCGCGGGACCAGAGAACCGTCAGGCATATAGGCACGGTCGGCGAAAGCCTCTGCGGCAAAAGGGATCCCTGCTTCCTCAGCCGCCCGTTCAAACTCTGACTTTGCGAGACCCATGAGTATGATTTCCGGACCCGCGTCTTTTACCGCCGCAGCCACGGCACGGGCGAGCTTTGCATCCTTTGCCGCCTGGTTGTACATCGCACCGTGAGGCTTCACATGCTGAAGTTCGATGCCGTTGGCAATACAGAAAGCTTGAAGCGCTCCGATCTGATACAGACAGTCTGAATATACCTCATCGGGGGAGCAGGCCATGTTCCTGCGTCCGAAACCGACTAGGTCGGGATACCCGGGATGGGCCCCGACGGCTATTTTTTTCTGTGCGCAGAGAGCGACGGTATCCTTCATGACTAGCGGGTCTCCCGCGTGAAAGCCGCAGGCGATGTTCGCCGACGTCACGGCCTCCATGACGGAAGCGTCGTCGCCAAGCCGGTAAGCCCCGAAACTCTCCCCTATGTCGCTGTTCATGTCGATCATATACATTTAAATTCCCTCCCTGACCATGTCTATAATATCTCTTCACATTTCACGTCGTAAGTTTTTCCGTTTACCGTGATCCTCAACTCGGTGCGGAGCGGACGGGCATAAAGGGCCGCGTCCTGCTTCGGACGGCTGACCCATGCCGCCCTCAGCTGTTTTATTCTGCCAACCGTTTCTTTTACGGACCGCAGTTCGTCAATAGCCTGTTCCATTGTCGCGCGCGCAAACCTTGCCTTCATGCCGGGCATCCTCTGGACAAGAGCCTGTATGCCGGAAGAAGAGAGCACCCCAACCTTGGTGTATCCGCCGGTTGTCTGCCTGTCCGCAAGCATGGCGATAGGCAGCCCATGTCCCGGTATCTGGACGGCGCCAAGCGGTATAGCGTCGGATACGATATCCGCACCCGCCTCTTTATGCCGCACCTTCGGCCCGTCGAAACGGCAGCCCATTCTGTCCGATTCGTTTGATATCACGTATTCGGACCCGAAAAGCGTGTCGAGCCCCTCTTCGGTGAACGCGTCCTCCTGCAGCCCCGTAAGTATAAAAAGCGGGCTGTCCTGCGAATAAGCGGGGCGCATGTCAG
The sequence above is a segment of the Synergistaceae bacterium genome. Coding sequences within it:
- the ygfK gene encoding putative selenate reductase subunit YgfK, with product MSDRMTPIPFGKMMAWVLKEKSESGSIFGVRSPYVHKGGRLPFLGEYIETPFGPAAGPHTQLAQNITAAYAGGARFFELKTVQTLDGEDLPVSKPCIDARDECYNVEWSTELRVAEALEEYIKAWFAIKLISVEFGLGSADGFMFNMSVGYDLEGIRSPKIDSFIEGLKDASATKVWGECREWAMANIPRFSRIDAGYIESISHKICGSVTLSTLHGCPPQEIERIASYLIREKRLNTFVKCNPTLLGYEFTRKTMDDLGFGYLDFDDHHFRDDLRFADAVPMLKRLQEIAAKEGLAFGVKLTNTLPVNNPKDLLAGDEMYMSGRALFPLTAEAALRLSREFDGRLPISWSGGADHTNIRGLYSAGIRPVTMATTLLKPGGYQRLKQIAADLADCGVPGSQGVDVRALAKIAEESLTDPRYRKPAKPSAVRKIGKKVPLLDCFIAPCSEGCPINQDIPEYISLVGKGRHAEALSLILDKNPLPFITGTICSQRCATRCTRNFYEEPVRIRALKLEAAEKGIADVISGLSAPAPKTDASVAIIGGGPAGLAAAYFLCRSGIKATVFERSGSLGGVVRSIIPDFRIASGAIDLDVEIVRAMGAEFVPGSAQTSVDELKKMGYKYVIFANGAWKHGSLPLEKGEGMDVFDFLSRFKSAPEKLSIGVNVAVIGGGNTAMDAARAAKRVKGVRNVCLVYRRTKQFMPADAEELELAVHEGVEFKELLAPLSHENGMLRCAKVVLGEPDESGRRSPVATDETVLIPADTVITAVGESVDTEIFKKNGITLEKQGRATTDSTTLETNIKGVYIAGDARRGPATVVEAIADARRAADSIAESEGIAVNLPAIRVEPDIGAALERKGVIRPAECDGREAERCLECSTVCENCVDVCPNRANVSVRVPGMSAAQIIHVDMMCNECGNCMTFCPWDSLPYKDKFTYFTSEKDFEESKNSGFFPLADGSYKIRLGGGVFTSALDDAGEGLTEEIAALIRAAAGQIPIDGRHV
- a CDS encoding helix-turn-helix transcriptional regulator → MQDTSMVDFMKRLAKGIAAQFGNDCEILIHDLTSEDKNSTIIAIENGHVTHRELGGGPSRIVLETLNAKNEKLEDQLCYLTKTSDERLIKSSSIYIRDEKGDIVGIFCINYDLTNLSMAENAIKSLLYTEPHTSEPEKIPQNVNDLLDELIKGAIKHVGKPVPMMKKADKIKAIQYLKKNGAFQILKSGDRVCKLFRISKFTLYNYIDSETE
- the dpaL gene encoding diaminopropionate ammonia-lyase, with the translated sequence MDVIKWVRNTMRGTGAKELEIMALPNVEAARKFHESFPQYGVTPLVELKELASLFGVNDIFVKDEAWRFGLHAFKVLGGSFAMGRHIAKLTGRDISELDYAALTSAELKKELGDITFFSATDGNHGRGVAWAANKLGQKAVILMPKGSSKMRLDNILKEGAKATIEECNYDECVRMAARMADETPGGVMIQDTAWPGYEEIPAWIMQGYGTMAMEADEQMAALGANPPTHVFIQAGVGSLAGSVVGYFANRYPVDPPTFVVAEADQADCLYRSALAGDGRPRIVGGEMHTIMAGLACGEPNPSAWEILKDRVSVFVSCPDWVAARGMRILGMPVRGDQVIISGESGAVTTGLLAYTMMDEGMKELRDAIGLNKDSRVLLFSTEGNTDRDNYRHILWDGGCVPA
- a CDS encoding YgeY family selenium metabolism-linked hydrolase, producing the protein MDFNAVKKAAEGYETSMTKFLRDLVAIPGESCKEEGVARRIEKEMKDLGFDEVMIDGMGNVLGYMGTGKTLIAYDGHIDTVGLGELSNWKFDPYKGYENETEIGGRGTSDQLGGIVSAVYGAKIMKDLGLLSDKYRVLVTGTVQEEDCDGLCWQYIVNEDKIRPDFVVITEPTDGNIYRGQRGRMEIRVEVKGVSCHGSAPERGDNAIYKMADIIGEVRALNDKLHYDPFLGKGTLAVSQIFYNSPSRCAVADMAAISIDRRLTDGETWDTALGEIRGLPSVIKYGAEVTMYKYDSPSWTKLVYPTECCFPTWVLPAEHPAAQAMVESFRGMYGEPVVDKWTFSTNGVSIMGRFGIPCIGFGPGKEAQAHAPNEITWKADLVKCAAVYAALPTIYCRQAAAGNGQPHHQTEKTGGK
- the ygeW gene encoding knotted carbamoyltransferase YgeW — its product is MAFMDSFIAKLKGLSYAGMYNNDFFLTWEKTRDELDAVFTVADALRCMRENNISPRIFDSGLGISLFRDNSTRTRFSFASACNLLGLEVQDIDEGKSQIAHGETIRETANMISFMADVIGIRDDMYIGKGNAYMHQVVDAVKEGYRDGILEQRPTLVNLQCDIDHPTQVMADMLHMIHEFGGVENLKGKKIAMSWAYSPSYGKPLSVPQGVVGLMTRFGMDVTLAHPEGYEIMSEVEEVARRNAAGSGGSFTKTDCMKEAFRDADIVYPKSWAPFKAMERRTELYGAGDLDGIRQLEKELLAHNATHRDWECTEEMMSLTRNGKALYLHCLPADITGVSCGSGEVAASVFERYRIPLYKEASFKPYIIAAMIFLSKVREPETTLRMLEDTALERKID
- a CDS encoding purine permease, translated to MAKETKNGSLFELNGGVPSFKEAFPLAMQHVVAMVVGCITPAILISGVTKQSPADTVILVQASLVIAAVATVVQLYPIFGRIGSGVPVILGVSFAYVPVLISIGGQFGLSAIFGAQIVGGFVAIIVGLFIKKLRPLFPPIVSGTVVFTIGLSLYPVAIRYMAGGASSPTFGSALNWGVAIFTLAMVTFFNHFTKGFMKLASVLLGLAAGYVLAYFLGMVSFAQVTETSWMQLPKPFYFDITFHTTAIMSMVIMFVVNSIQAIGDISASTVGAMDREPTDRELAGGIIGNGTTSILGAFIGGLPTATFSQNVGILTITRVVNKYVIALAALIIFIAGIIPKFAAVLTTIPQSVLGGATVTVFAAITMTGMKLIVSAKLTARNTAVVGIAVALGVGIAQIPNVLAGPDMPVWMQQIFGSSSVIISTLTAVFLNLIIPGDKEDVTITPPDEELTLS
- a CDS encoding putative hydro-lyase, whose translation is MTLPFEIEPFRHTDPKEMRGLIRSGEWTHPTSGLCLSHVQGNMIVLPKDWAYDFLVFAQRNPKPCPILDITEPGDGEAGVIAPGSDVRTDIPRYRVWKDGELIDEPTDVLKYWREDLVAFLLGCSFSFEGALLEAGIPIRHIDAGCNVPMYVTDIQCRPAGRLSGPMVVSMRPVKHAQVPKAVLCTGRFPAVHGAPVHIGDPSAIGIKDISKPEFGDPVEIRSGEVPVFWACGVTPQAVLMKSRPPFAITHAPGHMFIGDPKDVDYAIF
- a CDS encoding LamB/YcsF family protein, giving the protein MYMIDMNSDIGESFGAYRLGDDASVMEAVTSANIACGFHAGDPLVMKDTVALCAQKKIAVGAHPGYPDLVGFGRRNMACSPDEVYSDCLYQIGALQAFCIANGIELQHVKPHGAMYNQAAKDAKLARAVAAAVKDAGPEIILMGLAKSEFERAAEEAGIPFAAEAFADRAYMPDGSLVPRSQPGSVIHDVDAAAARVARMATEGTVEAIDGTVISFRPHSICLHGDTAEAVLMAKAVRSALEAAGVAVKNLKEVVLG
- a CDS encoding biotin-dependent carboxyltransferase family protein encodes the protein MEFKVIKPGMLTTVQDLGRWGYQSSGVPVAGAMDLPALRMGNAIVGNAENAAALEVTFLGPELAVVGEGLVAFAGADLGFSVNGKEIGSWAAVRVKDGDVLSFKGPKNGCRGYICVSGGIDVPVVMGSRSTYIRAKIGGFEGRALKAGDVVGAGEADLLWKRADGFALPADMRPAYSQDSPLFILTGLQEDAFTEEGLDTLFGSEYVISNESDRMGCRFDGPKVRHKEAGADIVSDAIPLGAVQIPGHGLPIAMLADRQTTGGYTKVGVLSSSGIQALVQRMPGMKARFARATMEQAIDELRSVKETVGRIKQLRAAWVSRPKQDAALYARPLRTELRITVNGKTYDVKCEEIL